A single genomic interval of Streptococcus oralis subsp. dentisani harbors:
- the ilvN gene encoding acetolactate synthase small subunit: MRRMLTAKLQNRSGVLNRFTGVLSRRQVNIESISVGATENPDVSRITIIIDVASHDEVEQIIKQLNRQIDVIRIRDITDKPHLEREVILVKVSAPAEKRAEILAIIQPFRATVVDVAPSSITIQMTGNAEKSEALLRVIRPYGIKNIARTGATGFTRD, encoded by the coding sequence ATGCGTAGAATGTTAACAGCAAAACTACAAAATCGTTCAGGAGTCCTCAATCGCTTTACAGGTGTCCTATCTCGTCGTCAGGTCAACATTGAGAGTATCTCAGTTGGTGCGACAGAGAATCCTGATGTATCACGGATTACTATCATTATCGATGTAGCTTCACACGACGAAGTAGAGCAAATTATCAAGCAACTCAATCGTCAGATTGATGTGATTCGCATTCGAGATATCACAGATAAACCACACTTGGAAAGAGAGGTTATCTTGGTGAAGGTATCTGCTCCTGCTGAAAAGCGTGCAGAAATCTTGGCCATTATCCAACCTTTCCGTGCAACGGTAGTAGATGTGGCTCCAAGCTCCATCACTATTCAGATGACGGGAAATGCTGAAAAGAGTGAAGCTTTATTGCGAGTGATTCGACCATACGGTATTAAAAATATCGCTCGTACGGGTGCAACTGGATTTACCCGCGATTAA
- the rpsG gene encoding 30S ribosomal protein S7 yields the protein MSRKNRAPKRDVLPDPLYNSQLVTRLINRVMLDGKRGTAASIVYGAFEQIKEATGNDALEVFETAMENIMPVLEVRARRVGGSNYQVPVEVRPERRTTLGLRWLVTIARLRGEHTMQDRLAKEILDAANNTGAAVKKREDTHRMAEANRAFAHFRW from the coding sequence ATGAGTCGTAAAAATAGAGCTCCAAAACGTGACGTATTGCCAGATCCGCTTTACAATTCACAACTAGTTACTCGTCTTATCAACCGCGTTATGCTTGATGGTAAACGTGGTACAGCTGCTTCAATCGTTTACGGTGCTTTTGAGCAAATCAAAGAAGCTACTGGAAACGATGCACTTGAAGTATTTGAAACAGCTATGGAAAACATCATGCCTGTACTTGAAGTACGTGCACGTCGTGTTGGTGGATCTAACTACCAAGTCCCAGTTGAAGTTCGTCCAGAACGTCGTACAACACTTGGACTTCGTTGGTTGGTAACCATCGCTCGCCTTCGTGGTGAACACACAATGCAAGACCGTCTTGCTAAAGAAATCTTGGACGCTGCTAACAACACTGGTGCAGCAGTTAAGAAACGTGAAGACACTCACCGTATGGCTGAAGCTAACCGTGCCTTCGCACACTTCCGTTGGTAA
- the rpsL gene encoding 30S ribosomal protein S12, translating to MPTINQLVRKPRKSKVEKSKSPALNVGYNSHKKVQTNVSSPQKRGVATRVGTMTPKKPNSALRKFARVRLSNLIEVTAYIPGIGHNLQEHSVVLLRGGRVKDLPGVRYHIVRGALDTAGVNDRKQGRSKYGTKRPKA from the coding sequence ATGCCTACAATTAACCAATTGGTTCGCAAACCGCGTAAATCAAAAGTAGAAAAATCTAAATCACCAGCTTTGAACGTTGGTTACAACAGTCATAAAAAAGTTCAAACAAACGTTTCTTCACCACAAAAACGTGGTGTTGCAACTCGTGTAGGAACAATGACACCTAAAAAACCTAACTCAGCCCTTCGTAAATTCGCTCGTGTACGTTTGAGCAACCTTATCGAAGTTACTGCCTACATCCCAGGTATCGGACACAACTTGCAAGAGCACAGCGTGGTGCTTCTTCGTGGTGGACGTGTAAAAGACCTTCCAGGGGTACGTTACCATATCGTCCGTGGTGCACTTGATACTGCAGGTGTTAACGATCGTAAACAAGGCCGTTCTAAATACGGTACTAAACGTCCAAAAGCATAA
- a CDS encoding response regulator transcription factor has product MKLLVAEDQSMLRDAMCQLLTFQPDVDSVLQAKDGQEAIQLLEKETVDIAILDVEMPVKTGLEVLEWIRAEKLETKVVVVTTFKRPGYFERAIKAGVDAYVLKERSIADLMQTLHTVLEGRKEYSPELMEVVMTHPNPLTEQEIAVLKGIAQGLSNQEIADQLYLSNGTVRNYVTNILSKLDAGNRTEAANIAKESGWL; this is encoded by the coding sequence ATGAAACTACTTGTTGCAGAAGATCAAAGTATGTTGCGAGATGCTATGTGCCAGTTGCTTACCTTCCAACCAGATGTAGATTCTGTCCTACAAGCTAAGGATGGCCAAGAAGCAATCCAACTCTTAGAAAAAGAGACTGTCGATATTGCCATCCTTGATGTAGAAATGCCTGTTAAGACAGGCCTCGAAGTCTTGGAGTGGATACGAGCAGAAAAGCTAGAAACAAAGGTAGTTGTAGTAACGACCTTCAAGCGCCCCGGCTATTTTGAACGCGCGATTAAGGCTGGAGTGGATGCCTATGTCTTGAAAGAAAGAAGCATTGCAGACCTCATGCAAACCTTGCACACTGTTCTCGAAGGGCGCAAGGAGTATTCGCCTGAATTGATGGAAGTGGTGATGACGCATCCCAATCCATTGACAGAACAAGAGATTGCTGTCTTAAAGGGAATCGCTCAGGGCTTGTCTAACCAAGAAATCGCAGACCAACTCTATCTATCAAATGGAACCGTCCGAAACTATGTCACCAATATTCTTTCGAAACTAGATGCTGGTAATCGAACAGAGGCAGCCAACATTGCAAAAGAATCTGGTTGGCTTTGA
- a CDS encoding acetolactate synthase large subunit, translating to MEKISLDAPKTGSDLVLETLRDLGIDTIFGYPGGAVLPLYDAIYNFKGIRHILGRHEQGCLHEAEGYAKSTGKLGVAVVTSGPGATNAITGIADAMSDSVPLLVFTGQVARAGIGKDAFQEADIVGITMPITKYNYQVRETADIPRIITEAVHIATTGRPGPVVIDLPKDVSALETDFIYSPEVNLPSYQPTLDPNDMQIKKILKQLSKAKKPVLLAGGGVSYAEAAAELNEFAERYQIPVVTSLLGQGTIATSHPLFLGMGGMHGSFAANIAMTEADFMISIGCRFDDRLTGNPKTFAKNAKVAHIDIDPAEIGKIISADIPVVGDAKKALQMLLAEPTVHNNTEKWIDKVTKDKNRVRSYDKKERVVQPQAVIERIGELTNGDAIVVTDVGQHQMWTAQYYPYQNERQLVTSGGLGTMGFGVPAAIGAKIANPEKEVVLFVGDGGFQMTNQELAILNIYKVPIKVVMLNNHSLGMVRQWQESFYEGRTSESVFDTLPDFQLMAQAYGIKNYKFDNPETIEKDLEAILEDVPMFIEVDISRKEQVLPMVPAGKSNHEMLGVKFHA from the coding sequence ATGGAAAAAATCAGTTTAGACGCTCCTAAGACGGGATCGGATCTAGTTTTGGAAACCCTCCGTGATTTAGGAATTGATACCATATTTGGTTATCCTGGTGGGGCTGTCTTGCCTTTATATGATGCGATTTATAATTTCAAAGGCATACGCCACATCTTGGGTCGCCATGAACAAGGCTGTTTGCATGAAGCTGAAGGTTATGCCAAATCAACTGGAAAGTTGGGCGTTGCCGTCGTCACGAGTGGACCGGGAGCAACAAATGCCATTACAGGAATCGCGGATGCCATGAGCGATAGCGTTCCCCTCTTGGTCTTTACGGGACAAGTCGCTCGAGCAGGCATTGGGAAGGATGCCTTTCAGGAGGCGGATATTGTCGGTATTACCATGCCCATTACCAAGTACAATTACCAAGTCCGTGAAACGGCTGACATTCCTCGTATCATTACGGAAGCTGTGCATATCGCAACGACTGGTCGTCCAGGTCCAGTTGTAATTGACTTGCCAAAGGATGTATCTGCCTTAGAGACGGACTTCATCTATTCACCAGAGGTAAATTTACCAAGCTATCAACCGACGCTTGATCCGAATGACATGCAAATCAAGAAAATCTTGAAACAATTGTCTAAGGCTAAGAAACCTGTATTGCTAGCTGGTGGCGGGGTTAGTTATGCAGAAGCGGCTGCCGAGCTCAATGAGTTTGCTGAACGTTACCAAATTCCAGTCGTGACCAGTCTTTTGGGGCAAGGTACGATTGCGACTAGCCATCCGCTCTTCCTAGGAATGGGAGGTATGCACGGTTCTTTCGCAGCTAACATTGCCATGACCGAAGCGGACTTTATGATTAGTATTGGTTGCCGTTTCGATGACCGCTTAACTGGAAATCCTAAGACCTTTGCTAAAAATGCCAAGGTTGCTCATATCGACATTGACCCAGCTGAGATTGGTAAGATTATCAGTGCAGATATTCCAGTGGTCGGGGACGCTAAGAAAGCTTTGCAGATGCTTTTAGCAGAACCAACTGTTCATAACAATACTGAAAAGTGGATTGACAAAGTTACCAAGGACAAGAATCGTGTTCGTTCTTATGATAAGAAAGAACGTGTGGTTCAACCTCAGGCCGTTATTGAACGCATCGGCGAGTTGACGAATGGAGATGCCATTGTTGTCACTGACGTAGGGCAACATCAAATGTGGACAGCTCAGTATTATCCTTACCAAAATGAGCGTCAATTAGTCACTTCAGGTGGTTTGGGTACCATGGGGTTCGGAGTTCCTGCAGCTATCGGAGCCAAGATTGCCAATCCAGAAAAAGAAGTAGTTCTTTTTGTCGGTGATGGTGGTTTCCAAATGACCAACCAAGAACTAGCTATCCTAAACATCTACAAGGTGCCGATTAAGGTTGTCATGTTGAATAACCACTCCCTGGGAATGGTTCGTCAGTGGCAAGAATCCTTCTATGAGGGTAGAACTTCAGAGTCGGTCTTTGACACTCTTCCTGACTTCCAGCTGATGGCACAGGCTTACGGCATTAAAAATTATAAATTTGACAATCCAGAAACGATAGAAAAAGATCTAGAGGCTATTCTGGAGGATGTGCCGATGTTTATCGAGGTGGATATTTCTCGTAAGGAACAGGTCTTACCGATGGTACCAGCTGGTAAGAGCAATCATGAGATGTTGGGGGTGAAGTTCCATGCGTAG
- the fusA gene encoding elongation factor G — protein sequence MAREFSLEKTRNIGIMAHVDAGKTTTTERILYYTGKIHKIGETHEGASQMDWMEQEQERGITITSAATTAQWNNHRVNIIDTPGHVDFTIEVQRSLRVLDGAVTVLDSQSGVEPQTETVWRQATEYGVPRIVFANKMDKIGADFLYSVSTLHDRLQANAHPIQLPIGAEDDFRGIIDLIKMKAEIYTNDLGTDILEEDIPAEYLDQAQEYREKLIEAVAETDEELMMKYLEGEEITNEELKAGIRKATINVEFFPVLCGSAFKNKGVQLMLDAVIDYLPSPLDIPAIKGINPDTDEEETRPASDEEPFAALAFKIMTDPFVGRLTFFRVYSGVLQSGSYVLNTSKGKRERIGRILQMHANSRQEIDTVYSGDIAAAVGLKDTTTGDSLTDEKAKIILESINVPEPVIQLMVEPKSKADQDKMGIALQKLAEEDPTFRVETNVETGETVISGMGELHLDVLVDRMRREFKVEANVGAPQVSYRETFRASTQARGFFKRQSGGKGQFGDVWIEFTPNEEGKGFEFENAIVGGVVPREFIPAVEKGLVESMANGVLAGYPMVDVKAKLYDGSYHDVDSSETAFKIAASLALKEAAKTAQPAILEPMMLVTITVPEENLGDVMGHVTARRGRVDGMEAHGNSQIVRAYVPLAEMFGYATVLRSASQGRGTFMMVFDHYEDVPKSVQEEIIKKNKGED from the coding sequence ATGGCACGCGAATTTTCACTTGAAAAAACTCGTAATATCGGTATCATGGCTCACGTCGATGCTGGTAAAACAACAACTACTGAGCGTATTCTTTACTACACTGGTAAAATCCACAAAATCGGTGAAACTCACGAAGGTGCGTCACAAATGGACTGGATGGAGCAAGAGCAAGAACGTGGTATCACTATCACATCTGCTGCGACAACAGCTCAATGGAACAACCACCGCGTAAACATCATCGACACACCAGGACACGTGGACTTCACAATCGAAGTACAACGTTCTCTTCGTGTATTGGACGGTGCGGTTACTGTTCTTGACTCACAATCAGGTGTTGAGCCTCAAACTGAAACAGTTTGGCGTCAAGCAACTGAGTACGGAGTTCCACGTATCGTATTTGCCAACAAAATGGACAAAATCGGTGCTGACTTCCTTTACTCAGTAAGCACACTTCACGACCGTCTTCAAGCAAACGCACACCCAATCCAATTGCCAATCGGTGCTGAAGATGACTTCCGTGGTATCATCGACTTGATCAAGATGAAAGCTGAAATCTATACTAACGATCTTGGTACAGATATCCTTGAAGAAGATATTCCAGCTGAATACCTTGACCAAGCTCAAGAATACCGTGAAAAATTGATCGAAGCAGTTGCTGAAACTGACGAAGAATTGATGATGAAATACCTCGAAGGTGAAGAAATCACTAACGAAGAATTGAAAGCTGGTATCCGTAAAGCGACTATCAACGTTGAATTCTTCCCAGTATTGTGTGGTTCAGCCTTCAAGAACAAGGGTGTTCAATTGATGCTTGATGCAGTTATCGACTACCTTCCAAGCCCACTTGATATCCCAGCAATCAAAGGTATCAACCCAGATACAGACGAAGAAGAAACTCGTCCAGCATCTGACGAAGAGCCATTTGCAGCTCTTGCCTTCAAGATCATGACAGACCCATTCGTAGGTCGTTTGACATTCTTCCGTGTTTACTCAGGTGTTCTTCAATCAGGTTCTTATGTATTGAACACTTCTAAAGGTAAACGTGAACGTATCGGACGTATCCTTCAAATGCACGCTAACAGCCGTCAAGAAATCGACACTGTTTACTCAGGTGACATCGCTGCTGCCGTTGGTTTGAAAGATACTACAACTGGTGACTCATTGACAGATGAAAAAGCTAAAATCATCCTTGAGTCAATCAACGTTCCAGAACCAGTTATCCAATTGATGGTTGAGCCAAAATCTAAAGCTGACCAAGATAAGATGGGTATCGCCCTTCAAAAATTGGCTGAAGAAGATCCAACATTCCGCGTTGAAACAAACGTTGAAACTGGTGAAACAGTTATTTCAGGTATGGGTGAGCTTCACCTTGACGTCCTTGTTGACCGTATGCGTCGTGAGTTCAAAGTTGAAGCGAACGTAGGTGCTCCTCAAGTATCTTACCGTGAAACATTCCGCGCTTCTACTCAAGCACGTGGATTCTTCAAACGTCAGTCTGGTGGTAAAGGTCAATTCGGTGATGTATGGATTGAATTTACTCCAAACGAAGAAGGTAAAGGATTCGAATTCGAAAACGCAATCGTCGGTGGTGTGGTTCCTCGTGAATTTATCCCAGCGGTTGAAAAAGGTTTGGTAGAATCTATGGCTAACGGTGTTCTTGCTGGTTACCCAATGGTTGACGTTAAAGCTAAGCTTTACGATGGTTCATACCACGATGTCGACTCATCTGAAACTGCCTTCAAGATCGCGGCTTCACTTGCTCTTAAAGAAGCTGCTAAGACTGCACAACCAGCTATCCTTGAGCCAATGATGCTTGTAACCATCACTGTTCCTGAAGAGAACCTTGGTGATGTTATGGGTCACGTAACTGCTCGTCGTGGACGTGTAGATGGTATGGAAGCACACGGTAACAGCCAAATCGTTCGTGCTTACGTTCCACTTGCTGAAATGTTTGGTTACGCAACAGTTCTTCGTTCTGCATCTCAAGGACGTGGTACTTTCATGATGGTATTCGACCACTACGAAGATGTACCTAAGTCAGTACAAGAAGAAATCATTAAGAAAAACAAAGGTGAAGACTAA
- the ilvC gene encoding ketol-acid reductoisomerase has protein sequence MAVQMEYEKDVKVAALDGKKIAVIGYGSQGHAHAQNLRDSGRDVIIGVRPGKSFDKAKEDGFDTYTVAEATKLADVIMILAPDEIQQELYEAEIAPNLEAGNAVGFAHGFNIHFEFIKVPADVDVFMCAPKGPGHLVRRTYEEGFGVPALYAVYQDATGNAKNIAMDWCKGVGAARVGLLETTYKEETEEDLFGEQAVLCGGLTALIEAGFEVLTEAGYAPELAYFEVLHEMKLIVDLIYEGGFKKMRQSISNTAEYGDYVSGPRVITEQVKENMKAVLADIQNGTFANDFVNDYKAGRPKLTAYREQAANLEIEKVGAELRKAMPFVGKNDDDAFKIYN, from the coding sequence ATGGCAGTTCAAATGGAATACGAAAAAGATGTTAAAGTAGCAGCGCTTGACGGTAAAAAAATCGCCGTTATCGGTTATGGTTCACAAGGACATGCGCATGCGCAAAACTTGCGCGATTCAGGTCGTGATGTCATCATTGGTGTGCGTCCAGGTAAATCTTTTGACAAAGCAAAAGAAGATGGATTTGACACTTACACAGTAGCAGAAGCAACTAAATTGGCTGACGTTATCATGATCTTGGCGCCAGACGAAATCCAACAAGAATTGTACGAAGCAGAAATCGCTCCAAACTTGGAAGCTGGAAACGCAGTTGGATTTGCTCATGGTTTCAACATTCACTTTGAATTTATCAAAGTTCCTGCAGATGTAGATGTCTTCATGTGTGCTCCTAAAGGGCCAGGACACTTGGTGCGCCGTACTTATGAAGAAGGATTTGGTGTTCCAGCTCTTTATGCAGTCTACCAAGACGCCACAGGAAATGCGAAAAACATTGCTATGGACTGGTGTAAAGGTGTTGGAGCAGCTCGTGTAGGTTTGCTTGAAACAACTTACAAAGAAGAAACTGAAGAAGATTTGTTTGGTGAACAAGCTGTACTTTGTGGTGGTTTGACTGCCCTTATCGAAGCAGGTTTTGAAGTCTTGACAGAAGCAGGCTATGCCCCAGAATTGGCTTACTTTGAAGTTCTTCATGAAATGAAATTGATCGTTGACTTGATTTATGAAGGTGGATTCAAGAAAATGCGTCAATCTATTTCAAATACTGCTGAGTACGGTGACTATGTATCAGGCCCACGTGTGATTACTGAGCAAGTTAAAGAAAACATGAAAGCAGTTCTTGCAGACATCCAAAATGGTACATTTGCAAATGACTTTGTAAATGACTACAAGGCTGGTCGTCCAAAACTCACTGCTTACCGTGAACAAGCAGCTAATCTTGAAATTGAAAAAGTTGGTGCTGAATTACGTAAAGCAATGCCTTTCGTTGGTAAAAACGATGACGATGCTTTCAAAATCTATAACTAA
- a CDS encoding sensor histidine kinase, which yields MLEKLKNTHYMFHISIVFIIFPIAGVIVGEYPLLTLLWTLLFVLAFYSVLISQNRTVQWLAWWIMLAYIFYSSIWLNASFAWFIFYLSNLLIYELDEISFHSWRFVSFIVLQPLILTGIYMVDQVSPWHLLFFLVTFIVSDALTFGLYRIQVSEQIKEEKMKQNAKLSLFLAENERSRIGQDLHDSLGHTFAMLSVKTDLALQLLQMQAYPQVEKELKEIHQISKESMSEVRTIIENLKTRTLASEFVTVKKMLEIAGIETEINHQLDAASLTQELESTASMILLELVTNIIKHAKASKAYLKLERTEKELVLTVRDDGCGFFSLKGDELHTVRDRVLPFSGEVKVISQKHPTEVQVRLPYKERN from the coding sequence TTGTTGGAAAAATTAAAAAACACGCATTATATGTTTCATATTTCAATAGTGTTTATCATCTTTCCTATAGCGGGTGTCATCGTTGGAGAGTACCCGCTTTTAACCTTGTTATGGACTTTACTATTTGTCCTTGCCTTCTACTCGGTTTTAATCAGTCAGAATCGCACCGTGCAGTGGCTGGCTTGGTGGATCATGCTTGCCTACATTTTTTACAGTTCCATCTGGCTAAATGCGAGCTTCGCTTGGTTTATCTTTTATTTATCTAATCTCCTTATTTATGAGCTGGATGAGATTTCTTTTCACTCTTGGCGTTTTGTCAGTTTTATTGTCTTGCAACCCTTGATTTTGACAGGCATTTATATGGTTGATCAAGTTAGTCCCTGGCACCTCCTCTTTTTCTTGGTGACCTTTATCGTTTCTGATGCCTTGACCTTCGGTCTTTATCGTATTCAGGTATCTGAACAGATAAAAGAAGAAAAGATGAAACAAAATGCCAAGCTCAGTCTTTTCTTAGCTGAAAATGAACGCAGTCGTATCGGGCAGGATCTCCATGACAGCCTAGGTCATACCTTTGCTATGCTGAGTGTGAAGACGGACCTTGCCCTCCAGCTACTTCAAATGCAAGCCTATCCTCAAGTGGAAAAAGAATTAAAAGAAATTCATCAGATCAGTAAAGAATCCATGAGTGAAGTTCGTACCATCATTGAAAATCTTAAAACCAGAACCCTTGCCTCCGAGTTTGTGACTGTTAAAAAAATGCTGGAAATTGCAGGAATTGAAACGGAAATCAATCACCAACTAGATGCTGCTAGCTTAACTCAGGAATTGGAGTCAACGGCTTCCATGATTTTGCTTGAATTGGTGACCAATATCATCAAACATGCCAAAGCGTCTAAAGCCTACTTAAAATTAGAACGAACAGAGAAAGAACTCGTTTTAACAGTGAGAGATGATGGCTGTGGCTTTTTTTCTCTAAAGGGGGATGAACTCCATACTGTCCGAGATCGTGTCCTTCCTTTTTCTGGAGAAGTAAAGGTGATCAGTCAGAAACATCCAACTGAAGTGCAGGTTCGACTACCTTATAAGGAGAGAAACTAA
- a CDS encoding SPFH domain-containing protein, whose product MVLHVLLVLFILVLIASAIIISSVYVVRQQSVAIIERFGKYQKLSNSGIHVRAPFGIDRIAARVQLRLLQSEIVVETKTQDNVFVTMNVATQYRVNENNVTDAYYKLMRPEAQIKSYIEDALRSSVPKLTLDELFEKKDEIALEVQKQVAEEMSTYGYIIVKTLITKVEPDAEVKQSMNEINAAQRKRVAAQELAEADKIKIVTAAEAEAEKDRLHGVGIAEQRKAIVDGLADSIQELKGANVELTEAQIMSILLTNQYLDTLNNFADNKGNNTIFLPANPDGVEDIRTSILSALKAK is encoded by the coding sequence ATGGTTTTACATGTTTTACTTGTTCTCTTTATTCTAGTGCTGATTGCATCAGCGATTATTATCAGCTCTGTATATGTTGTAAGGCAACAGTCTGTCGCTATTATCGAGCGTTTTGGTAAATACCAAAAGTTGAGTAATAGTGGTATTCATGTACGAGCACCTTTTGGAATCGATAGAATTGCGGCCAGGGTACAGTTACGTCTATTGCAAAGTGAGATCGTCGTGGAAACAAAAACACAAGATAATGTATTTGTGACCATGAATGTGGCGACTCAGTATCGAGTGAATGAAAACAATGTCACAGATGCTTACTATAAACTAATGAGACCAGAAGCTCAAATCAAATCCTATATTGAGGATGCCTTGCGTTCGTCTGTACCGAAATTGACCTTGGATGAACTCTTTGAGAAAAAAGATGAAATCGCATTAGAAGTTCAAAAGCAAGTAGCAGAAGAAATGTCTACATATGGTTACATCATTGTAAAAACACTGATTACGAAGGTTGAGCCTGACGCTGAAGTGAAACAATCAATGAATGAAATCAATGCTGCCCAACGTAAGAGAGTCGCTGCGCAAGAACTTGCAGAAGCAGATAAGATTAAAATCGTGACAGCGGCAGAAGCAGAGGCAGAAAAAGATCGCCTACACGGGGTAGGGATTGCAGAACAGCGTAAGGCTATTGTTGACGGACTTGCTGATTCTATTCAAGAATTAAAAGGAGCCAATGTTGAACTCACGGAAGCCCAGATTATGTCCATTCTATTAACAAATCAGTATTTGGATACTTTGAATAATTTCGCAGACAATAAGGGCAATAACACCATCTTCCTACCAGCAAATCCTGATGGAGTTGAAGATATACGAACAAGCATATTATCAGCTTTAAAAGCTAAGTAA
- the ilvA gene encoding threonine ammonia-lyase IlvA, translating to MLSATDVVKAHKVLSGVVVDTPLEYDHYLSEKYGAKIYLKKENAQRVRSFKIRGAYYAISQLSKEERERGVVCASAGNHAQGVAYTCKEMKIPATIFMPITTPQQKIGQVRFFGGEFVTIKLVGDTFDASAKAAQEFTLSENRTFIDPFDDIHVQAGQGTVAYEILEEARKESIDFDTVLVPVGGGGLIAGVSTYIKETNPAIEVIGVEANGARSMKAAFEAGGPVKLKEIDKFADGIAVQKVGQLTYEATRQNVETLIGVDEGLISETLIDLYSKQGIVAEPAGAASIAALEVLSDYIKGKTICCIISGGNNDINRMPEMEERALIYDGIKHYFVVNFPQRPGALREFVNDILGPNDDITRFEYIKRASKGTGPVLIGIALADKHDYAGLIHRMEKFDPSYINLNGNETLYNMLV from the coding sequence ATGCTAAGTGCAACAGATGTGGTGAAAGCCCACAAAGTTTTGAGTGGTGTAGTAGTTGATACACCACTAGAATATGATCATTATTTATCGGAGAAGTATGGTGCTAAGATTTATTTGAAGAAGGAAAATGCCCAGCGTGTTCGTTCCTTTAAGATTCGCGGAGCCTATTATGCCATTTCTCAACTATCAAAAGAAGAACGTGAGCGTGGTGTAGTCTGTGCCTCTGCGGGAAATCATGCCCAAGGTGTCGCCTATACTTGTAAGGAGATGAAGATTCCTGCAACAATTTTTATGCCCATCACAACACCGCAACAAAAGATTGGGCAGGTTCGCTTTTTTGGTGGAGAGTTTGTGACAATCAAGTTGGTTGGGGATACCTTTGATGCTTCTGCTAAGGCAGCGCAAGAGTTTACGTTGTCAGAAAACCGTACCTTCATTGATCCTTTTGATGATATCCATGTTCAGGCTGGTCAAGGGACTGTAGCCTATGAAATTCTTGAAGAAGCCCGTAAAGAGTCTATTGATTTTGATACAGTACTAGTTCCGGTAGGTGGTGGCGGACTGATTGCAGGGGTTTCGACCTATATCAAAGAAACCAATCCCGCTATCGAAGTAATTGGTGTAGAAGCCAATGGTGCCCGTTCGATGAAGGCAGCCTTTGAGGCTGGAGGACCAGTTAAACTCAAAGAAATTGACAAATTTGCTGATGGAATAGCTGTGCAGAAAGTTGGGCAGTTGACTTATGAAGCAACTCGTCAGAATGTTGAAACTCTTATTGGAGTAGATGAGGGTTTGATTTCGGAGACCTTGATTGATCTTTATTCCAAGCAAGGAATTGTCGCCGAACCTGCTGGAGCGGCCAGCATTGCAGCCTTGGAAGTTCTATCGGACTATATCAAAGGTAAGACCATTTGTTGTATCATCTCTGGAGGGAACAACGACATCAACCGTATGCCGGAGATGGAAGAACGTGCCTTGATTTATGATGGCATCAAGCATTACTTTGTTGTGAACTTCCCACAGCGTCCAGGAGCTCTACGGGAGTTTGTAAATGACATTTTGGGGCCAAATGATGACATCACTCGTTTTGAATATATCAAACGAGCAAGCAAGGGGACAGGGCCAGTCTTGATTGGGATTGCTCTTGCTGATAAGCATGATTATGCTGGCTTGATTCATCGGATGGAAAAGTTTGACCCATCTTATATCAATCTGAATGGAAATGAGACCTTGTATAATATGCTAGTCTAA